The Nitrospiria bacterium genome includes a window with the following:
- a CDS encoding phosphoribosylaminoimidazolesuccinocarboxamide synthase translates to MKKQNRWNGPLVLETDLEVLGPRKQGKVRDIYDLGDALLLVASDRISAFDVVLPDGIPGKGYVLTQLSKFWFEWFASAEKTFSHHLITTEIAEFPEPCRRFKEILDGRSMLVRKAEPLPVECIVRGYLSGSGWKEYRRGGTICDLPLPPGMKESDKLPEPIFTPSTKAAEGHDENISFDRMKEAVGEAVAKQARSLSLAVYKRASEFARTRGIIIADTKLEFGLDTRTGGLMLIDEVLTPDSSRFWPADGYASGKPQPSFDKQFVRDYLDSLPWDHRPPAPSLPKEVIQKTSDKYFEAMARLTSRAV, encoded by the coding sequence ATATTTACGATCTGGGAGACGCGCTCCTTCTGGTGGCCAGCGACCGGATCTCGGCCTTCGACGTCGTCCTTCCGGACGGAATTCCCGGAAAAGGATATGTTCTGACTCAACTTTCAAAATTCTGGTTTGAATGGTTCGCGTCGGCCGAAAAAACTTTTTCGCATCATCTGATCACCACCGAAATCGCGGAATTTCCGGAACCCTGTCGGCGATTTAAAGAGATTTTGGACGGACGGAGCATGCTGGTGCGGAAGGCCGAGCCCCTTCCGGTCGAATGCATCGTTCGTGGGTACCTGTCCGGCTCGGGTTGGAAGGAGTACCGCCGGGGCGGGACGATCTGCGATCTGCCGCTCCCTCCCGGAATGAAGGAGTCCGATAAACTGCCCGAGCCGATTTTCACGCCGTCCACCAAAGCCGCGGAGGGTCATGACGAGAATATTTCATTCGACCGAATGAAGGAGGCGGTGGGGGAAGCCGTCGCGAAACAGGCGCGGTCCTTGAGCCTGGCCGTTTACAAACGGGCCTCGGAGTTCGCGCGCACCCGCGGCATTATCATCGCCGACACCAAGTTGGAGTTCGGCCTCGATACGCGGACGGGGGGGCTCATGCTGATCGACGAGGTTCTGACCCCGGATTCTTCCCGGTTCTGGCCGGCGGACGGCTATGCCTCCGGAAAACCTCAACCCAGTTTTGACAAGCAGTTCGTTCGCGACTATCTGGATTCCTTGCCATGGGACCACCGTCCGCCGGCGCCTAGCCTGCCGAAGGAAGTGATACAAAAGACCAGCGATAAATATTTCGAGGCGATGGCTCGTTTGACAAGCCGAGCCGTTTGA